The Microplitis mediator isolate UGA2020A chromosome 8, iyMicMedi2.1, whole genome shotgun sequence genome has a window encoding:
- the LOC130672844 gene encoding phospholipase A2-like: MATLRNFGILITVLTYLLLPFSHIYAEDAIVESKEPELKEIQAKYSNSDFDESDQEPTRLSTIEKGLAEVKKEVGRVSSWIPKPIKNIFGSSKDKGRSATGFSEFVSQYSSKFRAIFPGTRWCGDGNVARSDDDLGQFKLTDACCRQHDKCPFNIGSGQSFGNLKNNGAFTRSWCACDQDFYNCLKSANNIIAREIGQTYFTVLGPQCVDYNYPSKCVKNSSVLDFTGRKCVEYKYDESQEQILQWKDNPTYVKIF; this comes from the exons ATGGCGACTTTAAGAAATTTCGGAATATTAATAACTGTATTGACATACTTATTGCTtccattcagtcatatttatgCTGAAGATGCAATTGTTGAGTCGAAAGAGCCGGAACTTAAAGAAATTCAAGCCAAATATTCTAATTCTGATTTcgatgagtcggaccaagagCCGACGAGACTATCGACGATTGAAAAGGGACTCGCTGAGGTGAAAAAAGAAGTTGGTAGGGTTTCCAGTTGGATACCAAAgccgataaaaaatattttcggttCATCAAAAGATAAGGGACGTTCTGCAACGGGATTCAGTGAATTTGTTAGTCAATATAGTAGTAAATTTCGAGCAATATTTCCAG GTACTCGGTGGTGTGGTGATGGCAATGTAGCTCGTAGTGATGATGATTTAGGCCAATTTAAACTTACTGATGCCTGTTGTAGACAACACGACAAATGTCCGTTCAATATTGGAAGCGGACAGAGTTTTGGTAATTTAAAGAACAACGGTGCTTTCACAAg atCATGGTGCGCTTGCGATCAAGATTTTTACAATTGTCTGAAGAGTGCTAATAATATCATCGCCCGGGAAATTGGCCAGACATACTTTACAGTTTTGGGGCCTCAATGTGTTGATTACAATTATCCATCAAAATGTGTTAAAAATTCCAG cGTATTAGATTTCACGGGAAGAAAATGTGTTGAGTATAAATATGATGAATCGCAGGAACAAATCTTACAATGGAAAGACAATCCAacttatgttaaaatattttga
- the LOC130673943 gene encoding uncharacterized protein LOC130673943 has product MELFIDCTFLDNSSGDRIVKEFCAVGDFYDNEPPSWKCALFLPPCHWESLPAKIKSTNLWTMRNCTGIPWDAGDVPQDQVEQVVKTTIITANPYYIFVDGEGKKQWLEELIGASIPIIEINMMGYHGCNKSLDCDYNIFHKCVRNPRCACQNAYGMYEWYKFRWGTNSQNKSILLYLLLGESIFKMAPKDVRQLSDDFMELVALEDVNNNWESMSKTMIKNNEIKGYRSLEQYDSVGYDVAEDRKPLICDCCSKCLCIENRCSSLYTE; this is encoded by the coding sequence ATGGAGCTTTTTATCGACTGTACATTTCTCGATAATTCAAGTGGAGATCGAATTGTCAAAGAATTCTGTGCAGTTGGAGATTTCTATGATAATGAACCTCCGTCATGGAAATGTGCTTTGTTTCTACCTCCATGTCATTGGGAATCGCTGCCTGCAAAGATTAAAAGCACTAACCTCTGGACTATGAGAAATTGCACGGGTATTCCATGGGATGCAGGTGACGTACCTCAGGATCAAGTGGAACAGGTTGTAAAGACGACAATAATTACTGCTAATCCCTATTATATCTTCGTTGATGGTGAGGGAAAGAAGCAATGGCTGGAGGAACTAATTGGCGCATCGATTCCAATCATTGAGATTAACATGATGGGATATCATGGATGCAATAAATCGTTGGACTGTGATTACAACATCTTTCATAAATGCGTCAGAAATCCTAGATGTGCTTGTCAGAACGCTTATGGTATGTACGAATGGTACAAATTTCGCTGGGGTACCAATAGTCAGAACAAATCAATTCTTCTTTATCTGCTGTTGGGAGAAAGTATTTTCAAAATGGCGCCAAAGGACGTTAGACAACTATCTGATGACTTCATGGAACTAGTTGCGTTGGAAGATGTGAATAATAATTGGGAATCGATGTCAAAAACGATGATAAAGAACAATGAAATCAAAGGATATCGAAGCTTGGAACAGTATGATTCTGTTGGTTATGATGTTGCTGAAGATCGCAAGCCTTTAATATGTGATTGCTGTTCAAAATGTCTATGTATAGAAAACAGGTGCTCTTCATTGTATACagagtaa
- the LOC130672904 gene encoding phospholipase A2-like yields the protein MVIFCRPSVCFIIIISMLSRYSAEEFVQGMLLNNLTRTSEINYLINRFNNNVTINEPTHFLQKRELIFPGTLWCGVGNVAIDDNDLGNFFVTDACCRDHELCGLNYTNEMLDMDAKQDIVTKFLGKSVCPCERDFYTCLRRARTILARKFGKLYFNVLRPQCYIYDHPKMYCVRYQGILQLRCLQYRVDTSAKKRVELRDNPFFF from the exons ATggttattttttgtagaccaAGTGTGTGcttcataattattatctcGATGTTATCGAGATATTCAGCCGAAGAATTCGTACAGGGAATGTTATTGAACAACTTAACCCGTACCTCAGAGATAAATTACCTAATTAatagatttaataataatgttactATAAATGAGCCAACGCATTTTCTTCAAAAacgtgaattaatttttccag GAACTTTATGGTGTGGTGTTGGAAATGTAGCGATTGACGATAACGAtcttggtaatttttttgtaactgatGCATGTTGCCGAGACCATGAACTATGTGGATTAAATTATACCAATGAAATGTTAGATATGGATGCTAAGCAAGACATCGTTACTAAATTTTTGGGAAA ATCGGTTTGTCCATGTGAACGTGATTTCTATACTTGCTTAAGAAGAGCTAGAACGATTCTAGCAcgtaaatttggaaaattataCTTCAATGTATTACGTCCACAATGTTACATTTATGATCATCCGAAAATGTACTGCGTTAGATATCAAGg aaTCTTGCAACTAAGATGTCTTCAATACCGAGTGGATACAAGTGCAAAGAAGAGAGTAGAATTGAGAGATAAtcccttttttttctaa
- the LOC130672905 gene encoding phospholipase A2-like, with protein MKVIKIFNQKIAIVFLICIVEEQIYFSYSQNIFNKNNNQIKSRNLFSYGVNAINEINSIIEAPFHAIMPGTKWCGDGSIAKHKSDLGIFWRTDICCRQHDYCQPSIVAGGHLGPLQNDGPFTRSACGCNEIFYHCLKNVSSPVSYKVGIKYFNLISPSCFIYDYPIKRCLKYAGFVNRRCIKYEVDQSLSKTLQWRDNRLFTIF; from the exons atgaaagtaATAAAG atttttaatcaaaaaatagctatagtttttttaatttgcatCGTAGAGGagcaaatatatttttcttacagtcaaaatatttttaataaaaataataatcaaatcaaatCAAGAAACTTATTTAGTTATGGGGTGAATgcaataaatgaaattaattctaTTATAGAAGCTCCATTCCATGCTATTATGCCAG GTACTAAATGGTGCGGTGATGGATCTATAGCAAAACATAAATCTGACTTGGGAATATTTTGGAGAACTGATATTTGTTGTAGACAACACGATTATTGTCAACCTAGTATTGTAGCAGGTGGCCATTTGGGACCGCTCCAGAATGATGGACCATTTACTCG aTCAGCGTGTGGGtgcaatgaaatattttaccattgtttaaaaaatgtatcgtCACCTGTTTCATATAAAGTaggaattaaatattttaacttaataTCACCAtcatgttttatttatgactATCCAATCAAGCGTTGTCTCAAATATGCCGG GTTCGTTAATAGAAGATGTATCAAGTATGAAGTTGATCAATCATTGTCGAAAACGTTGCAATGGCGAGACAACagattatttacaatattttaa
- the LOC130673226 gene encoding dihydropyrimidine dehydrogenase [NADP(+)] — protein MTAFLEVSKDLPDIENLLNLNPKIKPYTNFVSSSETKKNKRHWKRNNNLNCNSCLKNNFDDIKHTTLSERGALKESARCLKCADAPCQKSCPTQIDVKAFITSISNKNYYGAAKTILSDNPLGLTCGMVCPTSDLCVGGCNLAATEEGPINIGGLQHFAVDIFKKMNIRATRIPGQYVEYPNTKIALLGCGPASISCATFLARLGYTDIKIFEKENYLGGLSSSEIPQYRLPYDVVNFEIQLIQDLGVEIECNRMLSVDDLTIEKLKESGYKAIFCGIGLPEAKVISIFEGLTQEMGFYTSKIFLPLVSGGSKPGLCGCKSKLPSLYGNVIVLGAGDTAFDCATSAFRCGAKKVFVIFRKGFTNIRAVPEEMELAREEKCEFIPFHSPKQVIVKGNKIVAMEFYRTEQNDNDEWIEDQDQLMRIKADFIISAFGSGLFNPKIKDAMYPIKFNKWGLPDVESTTMKTSVPGVFCGGDLAGVAQTTVESVNDGKIAAWYIHKYIQESHGLTVPKTPQLPKFHSSIDDIDISVEVCGIKFENPFGLASAPPATTSAMIRRSFEAGWGFTVTKTFGLDKDLVTNISPRIVRGTTAGHHYGPEQGSFLNIELISEKTAAYWCRSITELKRDFPTKVIIASIMCSFNQADWTKLAQQAEAAGSDALELNLSCPHGMGESGMGLACGQDPHLVREISKWVKSAVKIPVFVKLTPNITDIVTIAMAAYEGGANGVSAINTVSGLMGLRADGTPWPAIGSAKATTYGGVSGNATRPQALRAVSSIAKKIPGFPILGIGGIDSADVALQFIHCGASVVQVCSAIQNQDFTLIDDYTTGLKTLIYLSALEHTKHWEGQSPPTFKHQKGKPVLLHPLGNRVPYFGEYQIMREKAIAEMRINSDPLKTSESEYEMKNGKSESTMGEVLQIKDLIGKALPNIVNYKQLDNKKQVVALIDDDLCINCGKCYMTCADSGYQAIEFNADTHIPKVNDDCTGCTLCLSVCPIIDCITMVPKTIPHVIKRGIYVNDS, from the exons ATGACAGCGTTTTTAGAAGTCAGTAAAGATTTACCGGATATTGAA aatttgttgaacttaaatccaaaaataaaaccttACACAAATTTTGTCTCATCTTCTGAAACGAAGAAGAACAAACGTCATTGGAaacgtaataataatttgaattgtaACTCAtgtctaaaaaataattttgacgaTATCAAACATACAACATTGAGTGAACGTGGCGCGCTCAAGGAGTCAGCAAGATGTTTAAAGTGTGCGGATGCGCCTTGTCAAAAATCCTGCCCAACCCAAATCGACGTAAAGGCATTCATAACATCAATatcgaataaaaattactatggcgCCGCTAAAACAATCTTATCAGATAATCCATTAGGTCTTACGTGTGGCATGGTTTGTCCGACAAGTGATCTTTGTGTTGGTGGATGTAATCTAGCTGCCACCGAAGAGGGACCGATTAATATTGGAGGCTTACAACATTTCGCTgtagatattttcaaaaaaatgaatatccGTGCAACTAGGATTCCTGGTCAGTATGTTGAATACCCAAACACTAAAATAGCTCTTCTAGGGTGTGGTCCAGCATCAATATCATGTGCAACGTTTCTAGCCCGATTGGGCTACactgatattaaaatatttgaaaaggaAAATTATCTTGGTGGCTTGAGTTCATCAGAGATACCACAATATCGTTTACCATATGACgtagtcaattttgaaattcaactGATTCAAGACCTAGGAGTCGAGATCGAATGTAATCGAATGCTATCAGTGGACGATTTGACTATTGAAAAACTTAAGGAATCTGGTTACAAAGCTATTTTTTGTGGAATAGGTTTACCGGAAGCTAAAGTGATTTCAATATTTGAGGGACTTACACAGGAAATGGGTTTCTacacttcaaaaatattcttgcCTTTAGTATCAGGTGGCAGTAAGCCTGGATTGTGTGGATGTAAATCAAAATTGCCTAGTCTTTATGGTAATGTTATCGTCCTTGGAGCAGGTGATACGGCATTTGATTGTGCAACATCAGCATTTCGGTGTGGAGCAAAAAAAGTATTCGTGATATTTCGAAAAGGATTTACAAATATCCGTGCGGTACCAGAAGAAATGGAGTTGGCACGTGAAGAAAAGTGTGAATTTATTCCATTCCATTCACCGAAACAAGTCATTGTAAAAGGTAATAAAATAGTAGCCATGGAATTTTATCGCACTGAAcaaaatgataatgatgaaTGGATAGAGGATCAAGACCAATTAATGCGTATAAAAGCGGATTTCATTATTTCAGCATTTGGATCTGGATTGTTTAATCCTAAAATTAAGGATGCCATGTATCCTATCAAGTTCAATAAATGGGGATTACCAGACGTTGAATCAACTACTATGAAAACATCCGTTCCTGGTGTGTTTTGTGGTGGGGATCTAGCTGGTGTAGCACAAACTACTGTAGAATCTGTGAATGATGGAAAAATAGCAGCTTGGTACATCCATAAATACATTCAAGAGTCGCATGGTTTGACAGTACCGAAAACTCCGCAACTGCCAAAATTCCATAGCTCGATAGATGACATCGATATTAGTGTAGAAGTATGTGGGATCAAATTCGAAAACCCATTTGGCTTAGCTTCAGCCCCACCTGCAACAACGAGTGCCATGATACGAAGATCTTTCGAAGCCGGTTGGGGATTTACTGTTACAAAGACCTTTGGATTAGATAAAGATCTAGTGACGAATATATCACCCCGAATCGTAAGAGGGACCACTGCCGGACATCATTACGGACCAGAACAAGGGAGTTTCTTGAATATCGAATTGATATCGGAAAAAACTGCTGCCTATTGGTGCCGCAGTATTACCGAACTCAAAAGAGATTTTCCTACGAAAGTGATTATAGCAAGTATCATGTGTTCCTTCAATCAAGCCGATTGGACCAAACTAGCTCAACAAGCCGAAGCCGCTGGATCAGatgctctagaactcaatctTTCATGTCCGCATGGAATGGGTGAATCGGGAATGGGTTTAGCTTGTGGCCAAGATCCACATTTGGTTCGTGAAATATCGAAATGGGTAAAATCAGCAGTGAAAATTCCAGTTTTTGTGAAACTAACACCGAATATTACGGATATTGTGACAATTGCAATGGCTGCTTATGAAGGCGGTGCTAATGGTGTATCAGCGATAAATACAGTTTCAGGACTGATGGGCTTACGAGCAGATGGAACTCCTTGGCCTGCAATCGGAAGTGCGAAAGCTACAACTTATGGTGGAGTATCTGGAAATGCAACAAGACCTCAAGCGTTACGTGCAGTTTCTAGTATTGCTAAAAAGATTCCGGGGTTCCCGATTCTTGGGATAGGTGGCATCGATTCTGCTGATGTTGCATTACAGTTTATTCACTGTGGGGCTTCAGTTGTTCAAGTGTGTAGTGCCATACAGAATCAAGATTTTACATTGATTGACGATTACACCACTGGTTTGAAaactttgatttatttatcggCTTTAGAACATACCAAACATTGGGAAGGGCAGAGTCCGCCGACTTTTAAGCATCAAAAAGGAAAACCAGTTTTGTTACATCCGCTAGGTAACCGCGTTCCGTACTTTGGAGAATATCAAATTATGAGAGAAAAAGCAATAGCAGAAATGCGTATTAATTCCGATCCCTTGAAGACATCGGAAAGTGAATACGAAATGAAAAATGGAAAATCTGAATCAACTATGGGCGAAGTATTACAAATTAAAGATTTAATTGGCAAAGCATTAccaaatattgttaattacaAACAGTTGGATAACAAAAAACAAGTTGTTGCTTTAATTGACGATGATTTATGTATCAACTGTGGGAAGTGTTACATGACTTGTGCCGACTCAGGGTACCAAGCAATCGAATTTAATGCTGATACCCATATTCCAAAAGTGAATGACGATTGTACTGGATGTACTTTGTGTTTGTCCGTTTGTCCAATTATTGATTGTATTACTATGGTACCCAAAACCATTCCCCACGTTATAAAGAGAGGTATTTACGTCAACGACAGTTAA